The genomic stretch GTCTTCTCCCCTTTCCAAGGAATTGAGACAGAAATTCAACGTCAAATCTATGCCAATCCGTAAAGACGACGAAGTACAGGTAACCAACATCCTTGAATATTTAACTtgtgaaatatttttctttgtcgAAACATAACCTTTGTGATGATGTTTGTTGAGTGCCTAGTTAAAACTTAGTTTATTTCACGATTAACACTTCATCCAAGAGTCCAGAGACCTTAAACATAATGTTCCTGAAATTTTGGATAGTCTGTAAAGTAATAAACACCATGAGGttaattttctaagtatttaaaaatacaagtaTAAGCAATCTTTCCCAAACACTAATTTGATAGATCAATGTACcttttaattatgtaaagaaTTATCGATGAACTTACATTATAGTTGATGTACATCAGTACATCAACTATAATGAACTGACAAAATTGGAAACTTGCATTTCGAATGGTCAGACAGTTTTATTGTGCCACATTTTGACTGACAAACCAAATTTCGATAATAATCACAAGTTTATGGAGTTTTTGCaaggttttattaattaaaaataatgtcagtgtgaaataaaatgatgatgacaaaCCATTCACAGACTGCAGATGTTAGTGGCAGCTTGGTGGAATGTGCAGGAGGTTTTCTCCAGCGCTTCTACTAGGTGGCCACTTTTCTGCACCATGGTTCAAAAATTGGCTCTGATTATTTTGCCTGACAATTACCTTTTGTATAACTACTAGATGATCATATTGTTTTGTTTGGTATCTTTGCTGTAATCGCACTGATAGGTTTTCATTGCTAAGAGTAGGCGCTATATAAGTTGGGTGGACATAAGTTAGTTATAAGTGGCGCAGACACCATTTTTAAGAATTCAATAGTAGTCTTAAAGTGATATTGTCCACAGTACATTTGTATCTCTGAGATGGAAATCACAGCAACGCACAGTAAGATTGAACTGTAAGACATTTGgttgcaaataaaaaacattcatttaaatTACCACCTATATAACTGTGACATGTATTTTTACAGTTTCAGTCTGAATTTAGATTTCTTCAAACCTGGATGTGTAAGGTTAACCACATAACtaaccataataaaaaaaaaaaaaaaaagctgcatttatgatattaatattattatccttTTGCCTCTATGTGGGATGGCTTGGTATTCTAAAGAGTTCTAAATTAGCTCAGGGTATCATTAGTTGATATCTGATTGTAGGACACTGCTAGTAAAAACACTTCTAATAAAAGCATTCTCCCAAGTTATTTAGCATTCATGCTCACTGTCATAGTTTCTGATATGGATTTATTGACATACCCCTCAAAAAAGGATTtcaatgtataatttttttgagctTCACTTACAAAGATTCCGTAATGACTATTAACTCAGTGGCATTGCCAGTCAGgtcttgaatttgagcaagccaaGTTACTTATAGGACAAGCTTGTTTTGTCAAATAAAGAACAATATCAACTAAATTGGAAAAATACTACAATTTGAATTACAAgtagatatatttattgtaaggcAAGCCTAACTTTTCGGTTTTAATAGCAGTACAGCCACTGCGATTACTAGTGTAAGTTTCCATGTAAAACACCTTGATCAGctagtatatttaaattatatacattatacacctTTGAACAACATAAATGATgctcattataaaattaatcaaagcAACAATGCCTTTACTCTGCTTTCAGGTTGTACGTGGTCATTACAAAGGTCAACAGGTTGGCAAAGTGGTCCAGGTGTACCGTAAGAAGTTTGTAGTGTACATTGAAAGGATCCAGAGGGAGAAAGCCAGTGGAGCCAGCGCATATGTCGGCATCCACCCCTCAAAGGTAATTATTGCTAAGAATTCTTCaataataggaaaaataagtctTTTACGTTGAACAGTAGCGTAATTGTATGATGTCACATATAAATCTAGTGGGAGTACTACAGGTTTTATAACTACAAACTTGTGTCTTCTGGCAGGCTAATACAGATTTTTAAGGTTATATATTTCTTCAGTTTTATCAGTACTCTGAAATACTACAGTATTCACTTTTAGACAGTTTTTTTGCATAACACAGATTATCCCCTCATTTTAGTGctcttaaaaaatgttttagggTGACGTCTACCTCAAGCTACTAGGAtgcatgtaatattttattttgacaccTGTGTGGTGTCACAAACAATATGATGATAATACACTAACTTAGAATGTGTCATGTGACCATACCAAGGCAACGCCGAAGTTTGGCACTGATACAGTTTCTGCTGAACCATTTCCATGGCTCTGATCAACAAATAACTTAACCATATAACAAACTGAGTAACATAACACAAAATAATGTCCCAACATTTGTCCCCAGTGTGTTATCGTCAAGCTAAAGATGAACAAAGACCGTAAATCTATCTTGGACCGCAGAGCGAAGGGAAGATTGGCGGCTCTTGGCGGAGACAAGGGCAAATACACAGAGGAAACTGCCACCGCAATGGAGACCTCGTGAACAtagatttaagaataataaaagtataaaattctaTGTGCTTTTGATTTCATAAGATCGAACAGACTGTACATTCTTATAAAAAACGGATTTTTATTATGGATATACATTAGTAGTcaacagaaaatattttataatttattattggatAGCAACAATgactgaagttttttttttttaatttcataccaTTAGCGTGTCAGTCTTTTGCATGTAAGTGAGTAATAGCAGATTATCCAACAAGGCGGTACAGCAATGTATTACGTTACGGGCGCCGGGATAAATCCCAAGCAAAC from Pararge aegeria chromosome 15, ilParAegt1.1, whole genome shotgun sequence encodes the following:
- the LOC120630031 gene encoding 60S ribosomal protein L26, giving the protein MKYNKLVTSSRRKNRKRHFSAPSHIRRVLMSSPLSKELRQKFNVKSMPIRKDDEVQVVRGHYKGQQVGKVVQVYRKKFVVYIERIQREKASGASAYVGIHPSKCVIVKLKMNKDRKSILDRRAKGRLAALGGDKGKYTEETATAMETS